Sequence from the Nymphaea colorata isolate Beijing-Zhang1983 chromosome 9, ASM883128v2, whole genome shotgun sequence genome:
TACAAtggttttcaattttcatatttaaatgaaaactataaaattgctgcatatacaaaaaaaagtgtaaaagaAGATGGTATTTGCGAAGCAAGAAAAACCTACACATGAACACTTCAGGAGCACCGAAAAGCTTAAGCaatctctttatgataaatACAATTTCTATAATTTATAGGGTATCAAGAGCTATCACAAGCTTATTGTACAATGGTTAACCAATCTTCCCTATCTGCCACGTAAAAGAACTTGGATGAGGTTTCTCTCGAAAAGATGTGCATGTCAAGTGTTGGAATTCACGTTTATACATAACGTATTATGAGACACTGAGAGACCATATCCAACTGAAATGTTGTTGACTTGAACGGTAAGAATGTCCTTGCCTTTGGATACATCTGGTTACCAAGAAGTAgcacaacaaagaaaacataaactaATAATCCTATAGTTTGCTAAGAAGCATTCTTGTACTCGCTAATATAAAGTTCCCTCTATATGACCCCTCATGTCTTGAAGTAATTGCCTCAACCAACAAGCTATTACATTAAAGTCATTGTCCTATATTTCACTCTTATAGAGGAAAGAAATACCTTTATAAAGCCATCTAATCACCTAAAAGATAGAAATCAATCAAAGAGTTATGAGAATTCACATTGTCCTCAATCAGAGTCATGTGTGCAAATCAATTCTAAAGTTGAAGATTGCAAaaacaagtttgtatcaatggaTCCTTTAAGATATCATACTATCCAAAGAGAAAGGttacaatgaaacaaaaaagaaataaaattgaatTAGATCTTACCTGCATTAACTGTCCTCTTAGTTTAAGGGGGGAAAGAAGTCCTTGTGTGCTTGATTGCGTTTGCTGCCTTTTTGAAGAATCAAACCTCTGTTATATTCATCCCTTTTgggagggaaaaagaaagattgagATTTTATTCATAATATTTATGGGTAGGATGAAAATGTGAAGGCCTCTACACAAGTGAGGTAAGAGCTTACCAAGATCCTCTAGGACCATTTGCCCCTTCTAACTAGGACTCAAGAGCAGCGATACACAATTTGAAATTGAGACATCAACTATGTTGCAACCAAACCATTTGCCCCTTCTAACTAGGACTTAAGAGCAGCGATACACAATTTGAAATTGAGACATCAACTATGTTGCAACCAAATGATGCATCTTCACCCCATTCACACTTGGAATGGGGTAAACTGTAAAGGGGAACATCTGTTTCTCCATTGTTACCTTTTCATTAATCCAAATTTTTAGAACCATCTTATTAATAGTGAGGGTTAGTTCATAGTGTTTTCCACTAGAACCAACCCATATATTCTCAATACATTTCACCAACTAAAGtttctgaaaaacaaaataaagcacCACATTCTCACAGATGCAGAAAACAtattctactttttctttttggctgaACATAAACACAACTTTTAGGTTGAGTTTTTCATTAGGAATCCAAGTTTGCAGCTAAAATTGAATCCCACTTTCTCCATAGCACTAATCAAGTACTGGGGTGTTGGTCTAATCCATAATCGAATCAATTGTAAGCTTGGAATGTCTGCCATCCATGTACATACTTTTTCTTGATAAATTTGAAACTAACTGAAGATTTAAACAAAATATCCAGCTTCTATTTTGCTGAGGTCTTTCAGCTTTCTCAGTTCAACTCCTTCAATTTTGGTCTGCATGATAGTAGCACTGtttatttcattattattttgcAACAAGAATGCCCCATATAGCATCCAAACTAGCAGTCTTGAAAATCTTCGCATCCACTACGTGCAATTCTGATTTGCAAGATTTTCTTAGTGTCCCGTACATCTAACTTTTTAGATAACATGCTTACAATGGTTGGagcaaaaaaaaactccaaCCCAGATATTGAATGAGTAGTCCACATCTAATTCAACCAAATTGTTGTAATCCTTCAAGCGTGACAAGGCAATATCAAATTTAAAGATGGAAGACCTGCTGGTGCCTAAGAAGTACGTACGCTGGTTCAAAAGCTCAAACAGTATTATCCATTTAAGAGTATCACCAAAACTTTTTGAGCCTCAATGGCACAAAGTAGTTTTTCTCTTGCTAATATTTCTCTAGTTTATAGACCTAAAGGCCGTGTAAACTTTATTACATTTTTATCTCGAACATTATATGTAACATGGATGTAGGATGAAGTGAACCACGAGAAGCTTTAAACCAACCATATTTTTTAGCAGCATGTCATCAAAAAAAAGTTAGAGATGAATTTAATGACCTCATCCCACCTAGTTTGTTGTAATTTTCTGCCATGTAGAAGCCCAAAAGCATTGCCTGGTTGGTTGTCTTGTTGATGTCCAAGAAagaattttgtttattttattaagtGTGTCTTAGTTTATTTTTCACTTCCACATTACCATAAACCGACATTTCTAGAGGCCTAGGTGTTAGTAAGGGACACTTTTACACTATTTATGTAGAAGCAGCACAAACTATGGGCTTTTGGTATCAGTAATGGCCTGGACctgtgaagaagaagagaagacagTGGAAAAAATGTTTCTTCAAGACACTTTTTGTCACCACGGATACACTATTTATGTACAAGCAGCACAAACTATGGCCTTTTGGTATCTATAATGCCTTGGACctgtgaagaagaagagaagacagTCGAAAAAAGGCTTCTTCAATAGTGGCATGCAGCCTCAAGAGACGGAGACGTGCCCTAATTATCATTAATATCATTGAACACTTTTACATGGATGAgtagtaaaatataaaatgcagaagatattgcaacatgccatTAGTTACATGTTTGGATAGAAACACACTATTACTTGCTGGTTCAACTCAAATCCAAACCAAAAAAACCAAATATAAAACATACAGTCGTCTTTTCACCCTCCCCCAAGTTGTACATGGATCTGAATGATAAACAGCTTGTTTTTAAGAATCCATCACCTATCTTTCGTTAGGCTTTTTGTAAGTAAGTCTCCTTGTGTAAATAAACTTAGGttcaactctttctttttttctgcctTTTGCCACAGAAATGTAAGTCAATCTTAATATGTTTGGCACAACTATGATGGAGATAATTAAAAGGCACATCCTGTAACCCCTGCcgcttttatattatttttaaaataaaacatataagaaaattggcatatttatttcaataataaattaaatttatttctCCAAAAGTTGCCAATGCTACTCCAAGTGTTGCAATGGTTCCTTATGAATATTGTATTTATTAAAGGACCATTTACATCTCTATTGAGTTTTTCTTCACTCGTCCTTTCTCATCCTTCCTTTCCACTATCATTGGCCCTAGGTACTAGGGCATTGGTAGCATCAGAAAAAGGTAGGAGtcttcatttgatttatttgatgcACATGGATGGTATATTATCACATAGCTTATGATGCCTCCCTTTACTTGCTTCTCGGCATGTCCATaatatatgcatgatttaaATTGAACCATTCATCATTTCAATGCGCACCATATGGTTAATAtttcattcactatagatgcaTATGGTATATCTATGTGTTTGATGAATGAATCATGCCATGCATACTACGTATGATATACGATGCGTATGATATATGCATGATTTAAATTGAACCATTCATAATTTCAATGCGCACCATATGGTTAATAtttcattcactatagatgcaTATGGTATATCTATGTGTTTGATGAATGAATCATGCCATGCATACTACGTATGATATACGATGCGTATGATTTCTATATCAGTGATGGCTGGATATGACCACAGAACTCACGGCTGGAGGGGAAACATGAGAggagggggaaaaaaaaagtggtggAGACAGGGTATTAtgagaaaatttcaaatccgCCCCTCTcatttgtaaaaattttcagaaatacTAGTATAatatgaaatcttttatttcatcctttttaagaaacataatttcaaaatgataCTCGtgtagtggcggagccagcatGGGGCTGTCGTGGGCacgcccacgccagcccaagatTTCTCTATTGGATTTCTTTTTCCAGCTGCAATTGTCatcaatcatttttaaaataaatgcacTCCACTCGAAGGGGGATTCCTTCTATTATCTTTTAAATTATATGTTCTAAGTTCGAACCCATTTCAGAACTCATACTCGGTGATGAGAATTGCTTCCATACGAATGGATTCATTGCTTGTAACCTACTAAGTTAGGATAATTattcacattatatatatatatatatattagactGCATTAATCCAGTGTGCAGTCACATGGGATCCTGGATCAGGATTGCCATGTTTCTTAGTTTGGTATAACATATTGTTCTTATTTAATGATTCTACATCAAAATTTAGAGTAGATTTATGAAAGATTATGTTATAGGGTTTATaaatctgcttcaattttttaaacaactTCACTGAATAGTAGCAATATAAATTTGCCCCaaagattgaagcagattcgtaaaataataaaactaatgtaccatgaatctaccttaattttttaagtaGGTTCATcatgttcaaataatcgagttgagtttgagtttgagttggAGATCAAAGTTTCGTCAAATATCCctcaatgtttgtttatttttacattagtatcttcaaatatttgttttgttctATATGTGAGTGCCCCTTCATATGTGAAAATCTATGAATGGGTGTCCCCTCCAGAAAacttttctggctccgccactgtacTCGTGACCATTGTTTTGCAATTatacaaactatatatatttataaatggTGAAAGGAGGTTTCTAAagtcttttaattttgttcgcCCTATTTTAAGCTTCAGAAATTCTTTGTACTGGTTTTCAGACTGGTTTTCTCTAAAATTCGAATTTTAACCCTTTAGTTGCGACACCGGGTTCCATAGGCCGAAATTGCTTTCCATCATGCATGACCATCTGAAATTCAATTAAAAGAGTTTGCAATGGATCTATCTGGGCTTGAGAATTTAAAGAACGTTTGTAGACTCAAACATGATTTGAGATACATatgaatctatatatatatatatatatatatatatatatatatatatatatatatgagtttcCAGGAATTTTAGATATTTTTGGGCTTGTTTAAAAATGTATGCATATACCTTAGTAGTTGAAAAATAGATTTGGATTTCGACCAACTCATCTTGGCAATGTAattacattttatatatatatatatatatgagtttcCAGGAATTTTAGATATTTTTGGGCTTGTTTAAAAATGTATGCATATACCTTAGTAGTTGAAAAATAGATTTGGATTTCGACCAACTCATCTTGGCAATGTAattacattttatatatatatatatatatatatatatatatatatatatatatatatatatatatatatatatatatagatatttttGGGCTTGTTTAAAAATGTATGCATATACCTTAGTAGTTGAAAAATAGATTTGGATTTCGACCAACTCATCTTGGCAATGTAATTACattattgaaaattgatttaaacGTGGGTCTAACTGATTttgaaaagttcattttttggttattgaaaataaatattttagttGTGAATAAATCCATACTTCGGTCCAgcatgttgaaaaatatattttaattattgaaaatagatctggatttagatccaacttgtttgaataatgtttttcaATATTGTaaattgatttggatttgggacAAACTTATTTAAAAAGATATTTGGGTTTAATCTGTTTGGAAATAGATATTTCAGTCATTCTCAATGaaattatattttgtatttaatttgtttaataatgaatatattttaGTTGTGGAgaagatttggatatggatacaacttgtttcaaaatattttagatcATGTGAATGAATTGTAATATACATACCCATCTTCTTTTAAAATTACGTGAGCTGTGGTGCACAAATGTGGACTTGAATTTATTTCGTTGTAAAAATAGATATTTTAGAGTTTAAAATAAATCCCTATTGGAAGTTGTAAactgatttcagatttggattagtTGCTTTGAAAATACTTATGTTTAAATGTCCTCATGGATCTAGACCCGAACCCAGTTTGGCCTATACGGTTCATCGATGTGAATGGgttcaaataaaatgaaactttGAGAACAATAAAATATGATCATAAGTACTTATGGATATGGTTTTTAGATGACTTCCTTGGATCTTTGCTTTGTTTATTTACAAACTAATTGttttaaatgtttgaaaatgtgGAATTGATTTGTTAAACATGTATCTTTATGCATACTCATGATTTTAGTTATATTTGGACATGGATCTTGCTTGGCTTTATACATAGATGTCGTATCTGTTTATATATTTGAGCTCTTGTGCAATTATGGGTATGTGCTTGAGTTGATATTTGTGATCCACATTTTTGTGCCACAAATAAATACATGTGCTTGTGTACAtatgattgaaaatttgattctGATTGTCATAATGAACTTGTATTATGACATTTATTACAATTCAAACAAACAGTTTATGATGCTAATAACATGTTCAGCACATGCAGTAAATGAATCATATGAACATGGGAAGTATATTTAAATATCTAAACCAAATAATAAATGCTCATAATAATTAATGCATATCTGAGCTTAAATAGTTTAAACTGCTCATAGCAGGGTGGCACAATCACTCGTGGCATGAGGAAGGAGGTGAGAGTTACCCTTCCACTTTAATGAGGTAGCACTTTGGTtctttgttgttgttatttctACTATGTATTTTATTTGTGCATGTCtgtttgttgttgttatttctactatgttttttatttgtgcATGTCTGTTTAGAGAcagggtggagccaaggtagggctcaCATGGGCTCTAGCCCtacctcaaatttaaaaaaaaaaattacatgtaaattttaaaaaaaattatttgttctgtataaaatttttgaaaaatgatatttcggccctcgtcaaaatttagaaactttaattctgcccgcctcatgaaaaatttctggctccgcccctattTACAGGTGACCTTTCCTCACCATTAAATTAAAGAACAACCCTCCAACTTGCTTGTTTAAGGGCCAGCTCGATGGAAGAAGACAACGACCAATCTGTAAGTCTACCACTAGCACTTGAATCATTTATATTATTGATGTTTTTATTGTACCTATGGCACTATATAAAGCAAAATTATTGTGTGAATAAATCAGTACCGGTTGTGTCAGTGCCCGTTGTTTGTTGATAAGAGAAACTAGTAATGGTTGCAAGCATGCcaataaataattaatattaCATGCATTCATACAAGTATTTTTGATAACTATGCTGCAAATATCTATTACTATGAAATGCTTTATCTTCCTTGTGCATATTTGATAGTGATACCAAGTATTAAATATCATGTTTTCATGTCTTAACACTTTAAGCTAAATTTCGGTTTACTAACCATGCATCCTGGAATAAACCAAGGATAGTCATGTACTGAGAATTTATTCAAGTTCTCACCTCCATCTGTTATTTTTTTAGGGGATTGTGAATAGAATGGATGGTGAAGAAGTTGTTGCATTATGCAGTGACCTAATATTGTACAACTGGTACATGTCACGATTGAATTACGTGATTTAGATGTTTAAAAGACCGTATTCTCTACTTTTTAAGAAATATCTATTTGACGGTTTAATTTAAAACTATTATTTAATATTGACAGTTTATAGTTAGTTAGTAACAATGCCTAATAATGGTTTTAGAAATTAGAggtttgaattttcaaaaaaaaaaaagtgccctTAAAAATTTGGGTCATTATACATTCAAAGCACTTGGGCTACCACATAATAAGACAACACAATGAAATCCGCTCTTCAGCTTCAGCCAGCAGGTGATGAACCCATGTGGCTTCTGCAGTGGTGGCCCATAGACCGATAAGCAGACTGGGTACTTGATTGACTGGAGTCAAGTATTGAAACATTCCAACAACTCTATGGTATTCAATAGGACCAAGGCTTTATTTATCACTTGTGAAGGCAAATTATGTTTGGTTGATCCTCGGCTATCTCAGAAACCCTTTAATATGTCTCACAATGTTATATATGCTTGGCAGCTACAGATGAAGAACACCATCTCTTCTTTAAGCGCCACGTTTGATGAATCTACTTGAAGATTTACAGCAGGAAAGTTTGGGGTGAATCAAGTCTCCAATTTTAGGAATCTTTAGAGGAATTCAGAAGATGGAGGGGCACAAATTTCAGCAACAAAACGTTTTCACATAGTAATCTGCTTTCAATAATAAAGATCTTATGAAAATGTTGGCAGCTGAGGTTTCGCAGGCTGTATGGAGACATTTCATGGCTCACTTAGTAAGACTCAATCAGATAATATCTATAGAAACACTCTCTTTAGCCCATGATAGGTATAAGGAGGGGACAATGTACCGTTTCTTCATGAATATTCGATAATGTCACATTAGTTACatggaaaaaggaagggaatgCTGGCATAGGCTAGCCACCTTGGTGAAGGAACCTATCCATGCGGTTTGGTTGGCAGATCTTTCTCCGACTAGCTTCATCGTTTCATCGCCGGTCTCTGCTCGACTGAGAACCTTTCTCATCTCCATTGTCCGTGGATGGAGGAGGGACTGGATATGGATTCGTTGGACTCCAAATCCATTTCTAATAAAAGGGCGATGCCTACTCCTATCGCTTCACGCTCCTCACGGCctgcagaaggaaaaaaatctgTCTGCTCGTTCTTCCTCTCTTTGATGGCGCTCTTGACCCTCCTACCTCAATCTTTCCAGAAGAACCCATCTCAATCCTCTCCCCTAATAGACTTCTACTCCTCCCTCAGACCCTCTCTTTCCGACCtctccttttcctcctccttcctcccttGCCCCGCCTTAAGCCTCCATAAAACCTCTAATTTCTCCCTTCCCACAAGCTCATTCCGCGTCCTCGCCGTGGCCGTTAATCCCCAAGAGCTCCCCGCAAGCAGTCCCCAGCGTCTGGTCAAGGAGctagaggagaggaagaaggtcGCTTTCCCCAAGAAGAAACTACCACCAAAAGTACTCATACTTAAACCCCCTCTAGACGATGAGAAACTAACTGCAAGGTTCCTAAGTAGCCCCCAACTGTCCCTCAAAGCCTTCCCTCTCTTGAGCTCCTGCCTGCCATCTTCCCCTCTCAACAATGCCGATAAGCAATGGATGGATGAGTACATCCTTGAGGCCAAACAGGCGCTTGGCTACCCTCTCGAGCCAGCGGCAAATCTCGAGGATTCGGATCCGGCAAAGCAATTCGATACCCTATTGTACTTGGCATTCCAGCACCCTTCTTGTGATCGGACGAAGGCCAGGCACGTACGGTCGGGACACTCGAGGCTCTGGTTCCTGGGGCAGTACGTGCTGGAGCTCGCGCTGGCCGAGTTCTTCCTGCAGAGGTATCCCAGGGAGTCGCCGGGGCCGATGCGGGAGCGGGTGTATGGTTTGATTGGGAAGAGGTACCTGCCAAAGTGGATCAAAGCGGCGAGCTTGCAGCACTTGGTTTTCCCTTATGATGATATTGATAAGATCATcaggaaggagaaggaaccaCCAGTCaagtaaatctctctctctctctctctctcgtttgtgtatgtgtgtcaTGTGTGGGTGGGTGTGCGTTTATTTGTGTAATTGcacttctctctctcgtctgtgtgtgtgcgtgcgtgcgtgtATATGTGTAATTGCATTTCATTTCGGCGTTATTTGTGGTGTTATGAAATTGCTTTAGATGTTAGGCACACCTTTATTACTTTCTTGAAATAATTCTTGGGTGTTTGGTTTCCTGCTTCTTGGTTTGGATTCTTTGCGATCGCTTTATGTCTATTTGCTGTTCACTATCAAAAAGGATATCACACAGCAGGTTTTACATGTAATGACATTTAACTTAGATTCTTCATCTTAATCTTGGACTTTCATTCACTTGTTCTTGAGTGTTTGGTGCTCCTAATTGTTGGGTTGGAAATGATTACATAAAGCGGTTACATGAAGTGATGATGTTGACTTTCATTTAGTTGCTTCTTGAATGCTTCACATTCCTGATATTGGTTTAGATTCTTCAGGGTGGATGTGTGTTCGCACTTCTGTATCATTTACCTCTCTTCCAGGATTTTCATATCACCAATTTCAGATTGTTTGTTGTGCTCAGAAGCGACATTTACTGTAGCTGCATAAATCTGGAACTTCCATGAGTTTGCAACTTCAAGTGGTGTCATTTAACTCAGTTCTGCAAATAAACTAAGTGCTAAAGTCACTTGGTGTCCAGTTAACCGCTCTCAGTTGGTGGATTGTCTGTTCTATTAGTTTAAGTTccaaatgtaattttttttggtaagaTAATGGTCATCTTCTAGTAGCTTATATGAGGAGGAgaaaaatgtcctttttcaATGCATGATGCAAACACTTCACCTGGGCAATATAGAAAATAGATATTGCCAGTGACCCATTAAAATTTCTTACCTGCCACTTGTGTACTTTAAACAAAAACCATTCTGGAGTTATTAAGATGATTACTGATATTAGTATGTCCCAATTAAGCAGATCTATGgcaataaaattatttgtcatttttcaaaccTTGATGCAGGTCAGTGTTTTGGGCATTATTTGGTGcaatttatttatgttttggGATGCCAGAAGTATACCGTGTTCTCTTCGAGGCATTTGGAATGGACCCAGATGATGAAAGCTGTCAACCTAAACTAAGAAGACAACTTGAAGATGTTGACTATGTGTCTGCCGAATTTGAAGACAGAAAGCTGACCTGGCAAGATGTTGCTGCGTACAAGGTAAATAAGTTTTTCTCCTTTATAATACAAGCTATGTAGAATGATATTTATGTAATTTGATCTGCAGCAGATTTAGTATTCAGTCTAACCcctaaacctttttttttttttacctatttTGCAGCCGCCAGAAGATGCACTCTTTGCACACCCAAGACTTTTCAGAGCATGTGTTCCACCAGGGATGCACAGATTTCGGGGTAACATTTGGGACTATGAAAGTAGGCCCCAGGTCATGCAAGCGCTTGGatatcctttgcagacgacagATAAAATACCAGAAATAACTGAGGCTAGGAATATTGAGCTGGGGCTTGGGCTACAGGTACCTTTCTGATTCAACAGTTTCTTTCTGTTACTTATAAATGCTTACTGGCCCCTATTAAAGTACTTATGAAggaatcttttcttttctaaatcaAGATGGAAGCTTCAAAAATAGAATAATTTCTTATATGATGTCTCTTGTACTTAGTCTGTTTGAgtgttttcttgttcttaatAATGCATCAATGAATTGGCACACTCCTTATATGATATATCTTGTACTTAGTCTGTTGTCTTGTTTTTATGCATCAATGAATTGGTACACTCTAATGTTTCATTGAAAAACCTATTTCAGTATTTCCAACCATAGGGCTGTCCTATGGTTTGCAATAGATCTAGGAAGTAAAATAGATCCAGGTATCATTTGTTGGTATCTTGGATCAATTTAATGCTTTGAGCGTGGATAATGAACAAATAAGTATATAAACTCTATATTGTTGGAAGAAAGTTTATGGCATTGGACaagtaagtatatatatatatatatagatcaatTTAATGCTTTGAGCGTGGATAATGAGCAAATAAGTATACAAACTCTATATTGTTGGAAGAAAGTTTATGGCATTGGACGAGTAagtctatacatatatatatggcgCTTGTGCTTGCTTATTCTTTTGAAAGTTAAACAATATAAATGGACGAAGAAGGATCATGATATGATAAAAACTGGGTC
This genomic interval carries:
- the LOC116261590 gene encoding ribonuclease III domain-containing protein RNC1, chloroplastic, translated to MEEGLDMDSLDSKSISNKRAMPTPIASRSSRPAEGKKSVCSFFLSLMALLTLLPQSFQKNPSQSSPLIDFYSSLRPSLSDLSFSSSFLPCPALSLHKTSNFSLPTSSFRVLAVAVNPQELPASSPQRLVKELEERKKVAFPKKKLPPKVLILKPPLDDEKLTARFLSSPQLSLKAFPLLSSCLPSSPLNNADKQWMDEYILEAKQALGYPLEPAANLEDSDPAKQFDTLLYLAFQHPSCDRTKARHVRSGHSRLWFLGQYVLELALAEFFLQRYPRESPGPMRERVYGLIGKRYLPKWIKAASLQHLVFPYDDIDKIIRKEKEPPVKSVFWALFGAIYLCFGMPEVYRVLFEAFGMDPDDESCQPKLRRQLEDVDYVSAEFEDRKLTWQDVAAYKPPEDALFAHPRLFRACVPPGMHRFRGNIWDYESRPQVMQALGYPLQTTDKIPEITEARNIELGLGLQLCFLHPSKHKYEHPRFCLERLEYVGQKIQDLVMAERLLMKHLDAPGKWLDERHRRLLLNKYCGRYLREKNLHHHIVFGEKVLDAYEHNRRMRNPATTAVQQALHGLSYTVYGKPDVRRLMFEVFDFEQIQPKAM